Proteins found in one Terribacillus sp. DMT04 genomic segment:
- a CDS encoding DUF2812 domain-containing protein, whose product MAEIKKVRKWFWAWSDQREEVWLQKMAQEGWQLERYSWFTYYFKATSPTKLVYRLDYQIGLQNQEYFQLFEDDGWEYVTGFGGWLYFCKESDGSDKLEIYSDSVSRAYKYVKVANFVLFILLMQLFAWLPLSAAMPESLWVVALFSPIYIVGIIGIYLLRNKAKKLKEYQI is encoded by the coding sequence ATGGCAGAAATAAAGAAGGTAAGAAAGTGGTTTTGGGCATGGAGTGATCAAAGAGAAGAAGTCTGGCTTCAGAAAATGGCGCAGGAAGGATGGCAGTTAGAGCGCTACAGCTGGTTTACATATTATTTTAAAGCAACATCACCGACAAAGCTGGTGTATCGTCTGGACTATCAAATAGGCTTGCAAAACCAAGAATATTTTCAGTTATTTGAGGATGATGGTTGGGAATATGTGACTGGTTTTGGTGGTTGGTTATATTTTTGTAAAGAAAGTGATGGTTCCGACAAGTTAGAGATATATTCTGATTCAGTTTCAAGAGCTTATAAATATGTAAAAGTAGCTAATTTCGTATTATTTATTTTACTGATGCAATTATTTGCTTGGTTGCCACTCTCTGCTGCGATGCCAGAATCGTTATGGGTAGTAGCTTTGTTCAGTCCAATCTATATAGTAGGTATAATAGGGATCTATCTCCTAAGAAATAAAGCAAAGAAACTAAAAGAATATCAAATCTAG